A portion of the Bdellovibrio bacteriovorus genome contains these proteins:
- a CDS encoding S1 family peptidase, whose protein sequence is MKMYVSLVVTALVLGACTPNQKNTSEITAPGSGVVGGQEIEVGSPLAKSTVGIYESEIGYICSGTLLPNNLVLTAGHCVDPKAKNLKIYFTNKMQGADDAAKRKVIGGVVHANYSKEMKAQDMADIAILKFEGDVPSDYTPAQLLTDGAQLYNGREIFVAGYGLNWTIGVSRGAGVLRATNLEIEEAQYSATETKLAQTFRKGICSGDSGGPAYLVQDGQLYVWGVASRGDSIPLPLVPKCMMYSIYTRVDAYQDWIQQAVNYLNP, encoded by the coding sequence ATGAAAATGTATGTTTCTCTTGTGGTCACCGCTCTTGTGTTAGGGGCTTGTACTCCCAACCAAAAAAACACGTCAGAGATTACCGCTCCAGGTTCGGGTGTCGTGGGTGGACAAGAAATTGAAGTAGGTTCGCCACTAGCAAAAAGCACGGTGGGAATTTATGAAAGTGAAATTGGCTATATCTGTTCTGGAACTCTGCTGCCGAACAATCTGGTCTTAACGGCCGGTCACTGCGTCGATCCCAAGGCAAAAAACTTAAAAATCTATTTTACTAATAAAATGCAAGGCGCAGATGATGCTGCCAAACGCAAAGTCATCGGCGGTGTGGTTCACGCTAACTACTCTAAAGAGATGAAAGCGCAAGACATGGCCGATATCGCGATTTTGAAATTTGAAGGCGATGTTCCGTCAGACTATACACCGGCGCAATTGTTGACGGATGGCGCGCAGCTTTATAATGGTCGAGAGATTTTTGTTGCGGGTTACGGTCTAAATTGGACTATCGGTGTTTCTCGTGGCGCGGGTGTTTTGCGCGCGACTAACTTAGAAATTGAAGAAGCTCAATATTCAGCAACCGAAACTAAATTGGCTCAGACTTTTCGCAAGGGAATCTGCAGTGGCGATTCGGGTGGTCCGGCGTATCTAGTGCAAGACGGTCAATTGTATGTCTGGGGTGTGGCAAGTCGTGGGGATTCTATTCCATTGCCCCTTGTGCCGAAATGTATGATGTATTCGATCTATACGCGTGTGGATGCCTATCAAGACTGGATCCAGCAAGCCGTCAATTACTTGAATCCATAG
- a CDS encoding CheR family methyltransferase → MSAPKKTSDIVSALNDFEDIKLTDKMFGKFAEHMYTLAGVDLPLTPKNHALIRNRIVKLLRRHSLKSYEEYWAMIERGGAELTSEFISALTTNMTSFYRESNHFDFLTGALPELSKKFGSDIRLWCCAASTGQEPYTIAMTACEALGDQYKKARLLATDIDLQVLKKASIGTYEEREMQGLPPAQRSKYFEKVKAQGEEFWRAKDQIHNMIRFAPFNLMTPKYEFQHQFHVIFCRNVLIYFDEATTKKVIDNLTACLAPGGYLVLGHSESGNVKHTHLKPLSRAVYQKI, encoded by the coding sequence ATGAGTGCCCCTAAAAAAACAAGTGATATCGTAAGTGCCCTCAATGATTTCGAGGATATTAAGCTCACAGACAAAATGTTCGGCAAGTTTGCGGAACACATGTACACGCTTGCGGGTGTCGATCTTCCATTGACCCCTAAAAATCATGCCTTGATTCGCAATCGTATTGTAAAGCTTTTGCGTCGCCATTCTTTAAAGTCTTATGAAGAGTACTGGGCGATGATCGAACGTGGCGGGGCAGAGCTGACTTCCGAGTTCATCTCGGCGCTTACGACGAACATGACTTCGTTTTATCGCGAATCAAATCACTTTGATTTCTTAACTGGTGCTTTGCCAGAGTTAAGTAAAAAGTTTGGATCTGATATTCGCCTGTGGTGTTGTGCTGCCAGTACGGGCCAAGAGCCTTACACGATCGCGATGACGGCCTGTGAAGCTTTGGGTGATCAATACAAAAAGGCTCGATTATTGGCGACCGATATTGACCTTCAAGTCCTTAAAAAGGCTTCGATTGGTACTTATGAAGAGCGTGAAATGCAAGGTCTGCCCCCCGCGCAAAGATCTAAGTATTTCGAAAAAGTGAAAGCTCAAGGTGAAGAGTTCTGGAGAGCGAAAGATCAGATTCACAATATGATCCGCTTTGCTCCGTTTAACTTGATGACACCGAAATATGAATTTCAGCATCAGTTTCACGTGATTTTCTGCCGCAACGTTTTGATTTATTTTGACGAAGCGACAACTAAAAAGGTCATCGACAACTTAACGGCGTGTTTGGCTCCAGGCGGATATTTGGTCTTAGGTCACTCTGAGTCTGGAAACGTAAAACACACTCATTTGAAACCGCTTTCAAGAGCCGTTTACCAAAAAATTTAA
- a CDS encoding protein-glutamate methylesterase/protein-glutamine glutaminase, protein MAQKIRVLIVDDSAVIRKLLEKIFSSAPDIEVVGTAQDPYIARDKLVSLKPDVMTLDVEMPRMDGISFLEKVMQHFPTRTIIFSSLAKTGSETYLRALEAGAIEIMEKPSIDVSQSLESLAAGFIEKVRAVARARINPVKKIVQAGGPVQKIAPTSLARTTHQLLAVASSTGGTEALKVFLSGMPADIPGTLVVQHMPPGFTKSFADNLNKMFPFEVKEAAEGDQVVPGRVLIAPGNYHMEIHRSGAFYHVKLHQGPTLHSVRPAADYMMKSVAKYVGKNALGVVLTGMGKDGAEGLLEMKNAGAYTVAQNEETCVVYGMPAAAVALGAADKVLPLDKIAGDLLHQLHQRNAA, encoded by the coding sequence ATGGCGCAAAAAATTCGCGTTTTGATCGTGGACGATTCGGCGGTGATTAGAAAGTTGCTAGAGAAAATCTTTAGCTCTGCCCCGGACATTGAAGTCGTCGGTACTGCGCAAGATCCCTACATCGCTCGTGATAAGCTGGTTTCTTTAAAACCAGATGTTATGACCTTGGATGTCGAGATGCCGCGTATGGATGGCATTAGCTTTCTTGAGAAAGTCATGCAGCACTTTCCAACTAGAACTATCATCTTTTCAAGCTTAGCTAAAACAGGTTCAGAAACCTATTTGCGAGCGCTTGAAGCAGGTGCGATTGAAATCATGGAAAAGCCTTCCATCGACGTTTCGCAAAGTTTGGAATCACTCGCTGCGGGGTTTATTGAAAAAGTGCGTGCGGTGGCTCGCGCTCGTATCAATCCGGTTAAAAAGATTGTTCAAGCCGGTGGTCCGGTGCAAAAAATTGCTCCGACTTCATTAGCCAGAACAACGCATCAGTTGTTGGCGGTGGCGTCTTCAACGGGCGGAACAGAAGCTTTAAAGGTGTTCTTAAGTGGAATGCCTGCGGATATTCCGGGAACTTTGGTGGTGCAACATATGCCTCCAGGTTTCACAAAGTCTTTTGCCGATAATTTAAATAAAATGTTTCCTTTTGAAGTGAAAGAAGCAGCAGAGGGAGATCAGGTTGTCCCGGGACGCGTGTTGATTGCCCCCGGTAACTACCATATGGAAATTCATCGAAGTGGTGCCTTTTATCACGTAAAACTTCATCAAGGGCCGACGTTACACAGTGTTCGTCCGGCCGCAGACTATATGATGAAGTCGGTTGCAAAATACGTCGGTAAAAATGCCTTGGGTGTTGTCTTAACGGGAATGGGAAAAGACGGCGCAGAGGGTTTGTTAGAGATGAAAAACGCCGGTGCTTACACAGTGGCGCAAAATGAAGAAACTTGCGTGGTGTATGGCATGCCAGCTGCGGCGGTGGCGTTAGGGGCGGCAGACAAGGTGCTGCCTTTAGACAAAATTGCGGGCGATTTGTTGCATCAGCTTCACCAACGAAACGCAGCTTAA
- a CDS encoding prolyl oligopeptidase family serine peptidase produces MSTSSQNLEQDQYLWLEEVEGPKALAFARAENEKTLAHFKKDPNFKSIETEVRKIILAKDRQPALRLVNGELYNFWQDEKHVRGLWRKTTIEKFKSGKPEWDVILDIDKLAKDENENWVWAGGSHLTPSYDRVLIYLSRGGKDAAVIREFDLKTRTFVKDGFNVPESKGMASWIDKDYVYLASDFGPGSMTDSGYPRIVKMWKRGTPISAAKEVMRAEKTDMRAYGVVDWDEGKPYHFLGKSISFYEWQPHYLDASGTLIPSPFPRSARMHTLFKGFTFFELKEDLGKFKSGSVLAIPLDSWKDGAKALDKAQLVFAPTDKRFVEWVSRTKNHLLISVIDNIVAKVLKADVDTNGQWKLSEVIVGSAGMTAISSVEDESDKYLVSYVDFLTPASVYLLDAADKKNHMQLLTESKRRFDSKDMTVERFETKSADGTMIPYFMVSKKNLKKDGKNPTLLYGYGGFEHAMQPSYRATLGKVWLERGGVYILSNLRGGGEFGPHWHRSVLKENRYKVYEDFIAIAEDLIKRGITSPQHLGIHGGSNGGLLVGATAMLRPDLFNAVLCEVPLLDMVRYHKLLAGASWMDEYGNPEDPKMLPAILKYSPYQRVKADVKYPEIFFLTSTKDDRVHPGHARKMFAKMKDQGHPVFYYENMEGGHGRNANLEQSILWETLQMTYLWEKIGPVKR; encoded by the coding sequence ATGAGCACGTCATCTCAAAATCTAGAACAAGATCAATATTTGTGGTTAGAAGAAGTGGAAGGGCCTAAAGCCCTTGCATTTGCACGCGCGGAAAACGAAAAGACGTTGGCGCATTTTAAAAAAGATCCCAACTTTAAATCGATCGAAACTGAGGTTCGTAAGATTATCTTAGCCAAAGATCGCCAGCCGGCCTTAAGACTTGTTAACGGTGAGCTTTATAATTTTTGGCAAGATGAAAAACACGTGCGTGGTCTTTGGCGTAAGACGACGATTGAAAAATTCAAGTCCGGAAAGCCTGAATGGGATGTCATCCTGGACATCGATAAATTGGCAAAAGACGAAAATGAAAACTGGGTGTGGGCGGGCGGCTCTCATCTGACGCCTTCTTATGACCGCGTTCTGATCTATCTCTCGCGTGGAGGCAAAGACGCCGCCGTGATTCGCGAATTTGATTTAAAAACCAGAACTTTTGTTAAAGACGGCTTTAATGTTCCTGAATCTAAAGGCATGGCCTCTTGGATCGATAAGGATTACGTTTATCTTGCGTCGGACTTCGGGCCTGGTTCGATGACCGACAGCGGGTATCCTCGGATCGTAAAAATGTGGAAACGCGGAACTCCAATAAGTGCAGCCAAAGAAGTGATGCGGGCAGAAAAAACGGACATGCGTGCGTATGGCGTCGTCGATTGGGACGAAGGCAAACCCTATCATTTTCTTGGCAAGTCGATCAGCTTTTACGAATGGCAACCTCACTATCTGGATGCTTCGGGAACTTTGATTCCGTCGCCTTTTCCCCGTTCAGCGCGTATGCACACGCTGTTCAAAGGATTTACTTTTTTTGAACTCAAAGAAGACTTAGGCAAATTTAAATCGGGCAGCGTCTTGGCCATCCCTCTTGATTCATGGAAGGACGGTGCGAAAGCGTTAGACAAAGCCCAGCTTGTTTTTGCTCCGACGGATAAAAGATTTGTGGAGTGGGTTTCGCGCACCAAAAATCACTTATTGATTTCGGTCATCGACAATATTGTAGCGAAAGTTTTAAAGGCCGATGTCGATACTAACGGGCAGTGGAAACTGTCTGAAGTGATCGTGGGATCAGCGGGCATGACGGCGATTTCTTCGGTGGAAGATGAAAGTGACAAGTATCTGGTTAGTTATGTGGACTTTTTAACACCAGCTTCGGTTTATTTGTTGGATGCCGCGGATAAAAAAAATCACATGCAGCTATTGACGGAATCAAAGCGACGTTTTGACTCCAAAGACATGACGGTGGAACGTTTTGAAACAAAAAGTGCCGATGGCACGATGATCCCGTACTTCATGGTCAGCAAAAAGAATCTTAAAAAAGACGGAAAAAACCCCACTCTGCTTTACGGCTATGGTGGTTTTGAGCACGCGATGCAACCTTCTTATCGTGCAACTTTGGGTAAGGTTTGGCTCGAGCGTGGCGGGGTCTATATTCTTTCAAATCTTCGCGGTGGCGGAGAGTTTGGTCCCCACTGGCATCGTTCGGTATTAAAAGAAAATCGTTATAAAGTGTATGAAGACTTTATCGCGATTGCGGAAGATCTGATCAAACGAGGCATCACCAGTCCGCAACATCTAGGTATTCACGGCGGATCCAACGGGGGTTTGTTAGTGGGGGCGACAGCCATGCTTCGTCCGGATTTATTTAACGCTGTTTTGTGTGAAGTGCCGCTTTTAGATATGGTTCGTTACCATAAACTTTTAGCCGGGGCGAGCTGGATGGATGAATACGGAAATCCTGAAGATCCAAAAATGTTGCCGGCGATTTTAAAATACTCTCCGTATCAGCGGGTAAAAGCGGATGTGAAATACCCAGAGATCTTTTTCCTGACCAGCACCAAGGATGATCGCGTTCATCCTGGGCATGCGCGTAAGATGTTTGCAAAGATGAAAGATCAAGGTCATCCTGTTTTTTATTATGAAAACATGGAAGGTGGTCATGGTCGCAATGCGAATCTGGAACAAAGTATTCTTTGGGAAACTTTGCAGATGACTTATCTGTGGGAAAAAATCGGACCGGTGAAGCGCTAA
- a CDS encoding alpha/beta fold hydrolase, with amino-acid sequence MSYLNNFYHQFYGPEDGRKWVFVHGLMGYGQNWRRIIADLEKTERCLAFDQRGHGRSFQPTSGYGPEDYADDIKMIVDELGWDKFILVGHSMGGRNVLNFASRFPEYLSHLVVEDIGPEAAPNAHEYYEYLLNLVPVPFATREDAKRFFFEDFVKNAKTRENVQVMANFFYSNMAEQPNGTINWRFAKNGIVESVRAGREDERWHEVEGLKVPTLWVRGENSKEFSRESFKRVLASNSMIKGVEIPGAGHWVHSDQAEAFGAAIKAFVGGF; translated from the coding sequence ATGTCTTATCTTAATAATTTCTATCATCAATTTTATGGTCCCGAAGACGGGCGCAAATGGGTGTTTGTGCATGGCTTGATGGGCTATGGGCAGAACTGGCGTCGCATTATTGCGGATCTTGAAAAGACCGAACGCTGCCTGGCTTTTGACCAAAGAGGTCATGGGCGCTCCTTCCAACCCACTTCCGGTTATGGTCCAGAAGACTATGCCGATGACATCAAGATGATTGTGGACGAGTTGGGCTGGGATAAATTCATTTTGGTCGGTCATTCGATGGGGGGTCGGAACGTTTTAAACTTTGCCTCCCGTTTCCCGGAATATCTGTCCCATTTGGTCGTGGAAGACATCGGGCCCGAAGCCGCCCCGAACGCCCATGAATATTACGAATATTTATTGAATCTGGTGCCCGTGCCGTTTGCCACTCGCGAGGACGCCAAAAGATTCTTTTTCGAGGATTTTGTGAAGAACGCTAAGACCCGCGAAAATGTCCAAGTCATGGCGAACTTCTTTTATTCCAATATGGCTGAACAGCCCAATGGCACGATCAACTGGCGCTTTGCTAAAAATGGCATTGTCGAGTCGGTCCGGGCCGGGCGGGAAGACGAGCGTTGGCATGAAGTGGAAGGCTTAAAAGTACCCACTTTGTGGGTTCGGGGAGAGAACTCCAAAGAGTTCAGTCGAGAGAGTTTTAAGCGCGTGTTGGCTAGCAATTCTATGATTAAGGGCGTCGAGATTCCGGGCGCGGGCCACTGGGTCCACTCAGATCAAGCTGAGGCCTTCGGGGCCGCGATCAAGGCGTTCGTCGGTGGCTTTTAA
- a CDS encoding DEAD/DEAH box helicase, translated as MKFTELNLEPSLLSAIQKLNYEECTPIQQQALPPVLEGKDVAGLAQTGTGKTAAFVIPLMERILRARPVAGDISEEQKTAIEKRAFKDWKPQNFVLILVPTRELAEQVQDNVLKYGLDSGLRGFAIYGGTGYDKQKEALKNGVEFIVATPGRLIDLYKEHLVDLKQVRAIVFDEADRMFDMGFKDDMKYILQRVPRERQLLVFSATLNFDVMNTVYQFGSEPVEINISRDQTRAENVTDEIFHVGSDEKPQHLLSLLKKHNPKQAIIFTNFKMSVERIAKFLVDNGVPAMAISSLLTQAQRNRVIEQFKAENDMNILVATDVAARGLDIKGVDLVINYELPMDSESYVHRIGRTGRAGTTGHAYSLVGDKDIESLARIEDYLKHKINVGYLENDQLIKDFKPMSYRDEGHYPKSVDRARGPREGGRGGDRGPRGGGRGGDRDNRRPGGGRPDRGPRPERSGERSGERGERDQQRAQGGQGGQGGPQGSRPPRRDGQHQGKKFEGGKGRDGQQRRHDNKRPDNRNPQHAKGPRHQHGKKPAPAAVAQKGLGQKISGFFKRLFS; from the coding sequence TTGAAATTTACTGAATTAAATCTAGAACCTAGTTTGCTTTCAGCAATCCAAAAGCTGAACTATGAAGAGTGCACGCCGATTCAACAACAAGCGTTGCCTCCAGTCCTTGAAGGCAAAGATGTTGCCGGACTTGCACAAACCGGAACCGGCAAAACAGCCGCTTTCGTAATTCCTTTGATGGAGCGTATTTTAAGAGCTCGTCCTGTTGCTGGTGATATCAGCGAAGAACAAAAAACGGCGATTGAAAAACGCGCGTTTAAAGATTGGAAACCGCAAAACTTTGTTTTGATTTTGGTGCCCACGCGCGAATTGGCCGAACAAGTTCAAGACAATGTTTTGAAATACGGTCTTGATTCAGGTCTTCGTGGTTTTGCTATCTACGGGGGGACCGGTTACGACAAACAAAAAGAGGCGCTTAAAAACGGTGTTGAATTCATCGTGGCGACTCCGGGCCGTTTGATCGATCTTTACAAAGAACATCTTGTAGATTTGAAACAAGTTCGCGCCATCGTTTTTGACGAAGCCGATCGTATGTTTGACATGGGCTTTAAAGACGACATGAAATACATTTTGCAACGTGTCCCTCGCGAGCGTCAGTTGCTGGTATTCAGTGCGACTTTGAACTTTGATGTGATGAACACCGTTTATCAGTTCGGGTCAGAGCCTGTCGAAATCAACATCAGTCGGGATCAAACGCGCGCCGAAAACGTGACAGATGAAATCTTCCACGTAGGCAGTGACGAAAAACCACAGCACTTGTTGTCTTTGCTTAAAAAGCACAATCCAAAACAGGCGATCATCTTCACCAACTTTAAAATGAGTGTGGAACGAATCGCCAAATTCTTGGTCGACAATGGGGTGCCAGCGATGGCGATTTCAAGCTTGTTGACTCAAGCGCAACGCAATCGCGTGATCGAACAGTTTAAAGCTGAAAATGATATGAACATCCTGGTGGCCACAGATGTGGCGGCGCGTGGATTGGATATCAAAGGTGTCGACTTAGTTATTAACTATGAATTGCCGATGGATTCTGAATCTTACGTTCACCGTATCGGCCGTACCGGTCGCGCAGGAACCACGGGTCATGCTTACTCTTTAGTAGGTGATAAAGACATCGAGTCTTTGGCGCGCATTGAGGATTATTTAAAACACAAAATCAATGTTGGTTATTTAGAAAATGATCAATTGATCAAAGACTTTAAGCCCATGTCGTATCGTGATGAAGGTCATTACCCGAAATCGGTGGATCGCGCTCGTGGTCCTAGAGAAGGGGGGCGTGGCGGAGATCGCGGACCTCGCGGCGGCGGCCGTGGTGGTGATCGTGATAATCGTCGCCCAGGTGGCGGCCGTCCTGATCGTGGTCCTCGTCCAGAACGTAGCGGCGAACGCAGTGGTGAGCGTGGTGAACGCGATCAACAACGTGCTCAGGGTGGACAAGGCGGTCAAGGTGGTCCGCAGGGTTCGCGTCCTCCTCGCAGAGACGGACAACATCAAGGTAAGAAATTTGAAGGTGGAAAAGGCCGTGATGGACAACAACGCCGTCATGACAACAAACGTCCGGACAATCGCAATCCTCAACACGCGAAAGGTCCTCGTCACCAACATGGTAAAAAGCCCGCACCAGCAGCAGTGGCGCAAAAAGGACTGGGTCAAAAGATCTCTGGATTCTTTAAGCGTTTGTTCTCTTAA
- the ggt gene encoding gamma-glutamyltransferase, producing MKTFKSFQIYLVSFLFITSCQSAPKAHYVRSGKERADHATAQAVGQQYAIATQGRFSSQAAEKMFAQGGNIIDAVVAASFTVSVERPQSSGIGGGGFMLFHEAKTGKTYAIDFRERAPLRATENMYLGKEGKAETGKSQNGILAVAVPGMVAGLLEIHKRFGSLPLSKVMAPAIQLAEEGFPIYEEFHAALTYRAPQILKDPAAKKIFLGANGDVPAPGSLLIQKDLAKTLRLIEKKGRNGFYNGSVAKSIVDLSKKTGGIISQKDLDDYQVKWREPVTGKYHGYEVFSMPPPSSGGVHVIQFLNFLEKDELAKSGIHSVKSIHLAASALQSSFADRATYLGDPDFTKVPVKALTDPSYIQKRRSEVPADRARKAVEVKAGDVSGYESSETTHLSLMDAEGNAVSTTQTINGWMGAGVVAPGTGVVLNNEMDDFSAQVGSSNLFGAIGGKPNSIAPSKTPLSSMSPTILMKDGKPEMVVGGPGGTRIISCVAQTILNYIEFKTSLYDAVSAVRYHHQWQPDVLLMEPPGPAPAVLEKLQKMGYEVKIQPIGCNVMATAKEGNSFRGVADPRDIGTSIAK from the coding sequence ATGAAAACTTTCAAATCTTTTCAAATATATTTGGTCTCTTTTTTATTCATAACAAGCTGCCAAAGCGCGCCTAAGGCTCATTATGTTCGTTCGGGTAAAGAGCGTGCAGATCATGCGACCGCACAAGCTGTGGGTCAGCAGTATGCTATTGCTACACAAGGTCGTTTTTCTTCGCAAGCGGCGGAAAAGATGTTTGCTCAAGGAGGGAATATCATTGATGCGGTGGTGGCGGCGTCTTTCACTGTTTCTGTAGAGCGGCCTCAATCTTCGGGTATTGGTGGGGGCGGTTTTATGCTGTTCCACGAAGCTAAGACGGGCAAAACTTACGCGATTGACTTCCGCGAGCGGGCGCCGTTGAGGGCAACCGAAAACATGTATCTTGGGAAAGAGGGAAAAGCCGAAACCGGCAAATCACAGAACGGAATTTTGGCCGTGGCGGTTCCAGGAATGGTCGCCGGTCTTTTAGAAATTCATAAACGCTTTGGATCGTTACCTTTATCAAAGGTCATGGCGCCAGCGATTCAATTGGCCGAAGAAGGCTTTCCAATTTATGAAGAGTTTCATGCGGCATTAACTTACCGTGCTCCGCAGATTTTAAAAGATCCGGCGGCAAAAAAGATTTTCTTAGGGGCTAACGGCGATGTTCCGGCACCGGGAAGTCTTTTGATTCAAAAAGATTTAGCAAAAACATTAAGGCTGATCGAAAAAAAGGGCCGAAATGGTTTTTATAACGGATCCGTGGCCAAGTCCATCGTGGACCTGTCTAAAAAAACCGGTGGGATTATCTCTCAAAAAGACTTGGATGATTACCAGGTTAAATGGAGAGAGCCCGTCACCGGCAAGTATCACGGTTATGAAGTGTTCTCGATGCCGCCTCCAAGTTCAGGGGGGGTGCACGTGATCCAATTCTTAAATTTCTTAGAAAAAGATGAGCTGGCAAAAAGCGGAATCCATTCGGTGAAATCAATTCACTTGGCGGCGTCAGCGTTGCAGTCCTCATTTGCCGATCGTGCGACTTATTTGGGTGATCCGGATTTTACAAAAGTTCCGGTGAAGGCACTCACGGATCCAAGCTATATCCAAAAGCGTCGCAGCGAAGTTCCTGCAGATCGTGCGCGCAAGGCCGTAGAGGTCAAAGCCGGTGATGTTTCAGGATATGAGTCTTCAGAAACGACTCATTTGTCGTTGATGGATGCTGAGGGGAATGCCGTTAGCACCACGCAAACCATCAATGGTTGGATGGGTGCTGGGGTTGTCGCCCCGGGAACCGGCGTAGTTTTAAATAACGAGATGGATGATTTTTCGGCCCAAGTCGGAAGTTCAAATCTTTTTGGTGCGATTGGCGGAAAGCCCAACTCGATTGCGCCTAGCAAAACGCCCTTAAGCAGTATGTCGCCCACAATTCTGATGAAAGATGGAAAACCCGAAATGGTTGTCGGTGGTCCGGGCGGAACACGCATCATCAGCTGTGTTGCGCAGACGATTTTAAATTATATCGAATTCAAAACATCGTTGTACGACGCGGTTTCGGCAGTTCGTTACCATCATCAGTGGCAGCCAGATGTTTTATTGATGGAACCTCCGGGCCCCGCACCGGCCGTTTTAGAAAAGCTTCAGAAAATGGGCTATGAAGTAAAGATTCAACCCATTGGCTGCAACGTGATGGCCACGGCGAAAGAAGGAAATTCCTTTCGTGGAGTTGCGGACCCGCGTGACATTGGGACTAGTATCGCAAAATAG
- a CDS encoding poly(A) polymerase: MTSTKTPQLHEDWIDSYALRIVRNLQDSGFETYLVGGCVRDLLVGIHPKDFDIATNALPNQVRKKVPNAYVIGRRFKLVLVKRGDTQFEVATFRRAVSAEEINALGDDAVEGDNYFGTVEEDAQRRDFTCNALFYDPVNHKMIDYCGGLQDVENRVLRMIGEPKARLIEDPIRILRAIRLSHKLHFSIESSMRAAIAECSPELKKSVLPRRREEWLKFLRLDEPHRAFMELFDLHIMDQILPGLHNVFSDPVKSEVFEIHLSRLEAAGLDKKDPTELFAGFMMAFMKAQYGEDPWNHDELAEDPRLGQFMREEIGIFKQESLIFFKALHLMQGLHKIENYSRKGERRQAAFVNGDAFALALKLSHLDLSLSASQRHFWIQQMAKYHGQQNTAAASSETQH; the protein is encoded by the coding sequence ATGACTTCGACAAAGACACCCCAGCTTCATGAAGACTGGATCGACTCCTACGCGTTAAGAATTGTTCGTAATCTGCAAGATTCCGGTTTTGAGACCTACCTTGTCGGTGGATGCGTTCGAGATTTGTTAGTAGGCATTCATCCCAAAGATTTTGATATCGCGACCAATGCATTGCCTAATCAGGTTCGCAAAAAAGTTCCTAATGCCTATGTCATTGGTCGTCGCTTCAAACTAGTTTTAGTCAAGCGGGGCGATACCCAATTTGAGGTCGCCACATTCCGCCGTGCCGTGAGTGCGGAAGAAATCAATGCCTTGGGTGATGACGCCGTGGAAGGCGACAATTATTTCGGTACGGTCGAAGAAGATGCCCAACGCCGCGATTTTACCTGCAATGCTTTGTTTTATGATCCCGTCAATCACAAGATGATCGATTATTGCGGAGGTCTGCAGGACGTGGAGAACCGTGTCTTGCGAATGATTGGTGAACCCAAGGCCCGTTTGATCGAAGATCCGATCCGTATTTTGCGTGCGATTCGCTTGTCTCATAAATTGCATTTTTCTATCGAATCTTCCATGCGTGCCGCGATTGCCGAATGCAGTCCCGAATTAAAAAAATCGGTTCTGCCCCGTCGTCGCGAAGAATGGCTTAAGTTTTTGCGCTTAGACGAACCTCATCGTGCGTTCATGGAGCTTTTTGATTTGCATATCATGGATCAGATTCTTCCGGGCTTGCACAATGTCTTTTCAGATCCCGTAAAAAGTGAAGTCTTTGAAATCCATCTTTCACGTTTAGAGGCGGCGGGCTTAGATAAAAAAGACCCCACCGAACTTTTTGCCGGCTTTATGATGGCCTTTATGAAAGCGCAATACGGTGAGGATCCTTGGAATCATGATGAGCTGGCCGAAGACCCACGCTTAGGCCAATTCATGCGTGAAGAGATCGGTATCTTTAAGCAAGAAAGTTTGATCTTTTTTAAAGCCCTGCACTTGATGCAAGGCTTGCATAAGATTGAAAACTACTCGCGCAAAGGCGAACGCCGCCAGGCCGCTTTTGTAAATGGGGATGCTTTTGCATTGGCGCTAAAACTTTCTCATTTAGATCTGTCTTTATCTGCGTCTCAACGTCATTTCTGGATTCAACAGATGGCGAAATACCATGGCCAACAAAACACCGCGGCGGCCTCTTCGGAAACCCAACACTAA